From a region of the Actinopolymorpha singaporensis genome:
- a CDS encoding phage holin family protein, which yields MATQHDTVPGSQSRASASDERSLGQLVADASRDLSTLLRGEIELAKVELKESATAAGKGAGMFGGAAFLGYVAFLMLSIAAGYGLVAAGLHPAIAFVVVGVVYLIIAGILALIGKRNMKKAGPPERTKRSIDETKTMVQQLGHHDQNAGGRPQLGPSGR from the coding sequence ATGGCCACGCAGCACGACACTGTGCCCGGATCGCAGTCCCGCGCCTCGGCGTCCGACGAGCGGTCGCTAGGCCAGCTCGTCGCGGACGCCAGTCGCGACCTGTCCACCCTGCTTCGTGGCGAGATCGAGCTTGCCAAGGTGGAACTGAAGGAGAGCGCCACGGCGGCAGGCAAGGGCGCCGGCATGTTCGGCGGTGCGGCGTTCCTCGGATACGTCGCGTTCCTGATGCTGTCCATCGCAGCGGGCTACGGCCTCGTCGCCGCAGGCCTGCATCCGGCGATCGCGTTCGTCGTCGTCGGGGTCGTCTACCTGATCATCGCCGGCATCCTCGCGCTGATCGGCAAGCGCAACATGAAGAAGGCCGGTCCGCCCGAGCGCACCAAGCGGTCCATCGACGAGACCAAGACGATGGTCCAGCAGCTCGGCCACCACGACCAGAACGCCGGCGGGCGGCCGCAGCTCGGCCCGTCGGGACGGTAG
- the nhaA gene encoding Na+/H+ antiporter NhaA has product MARPTVRIRRLVLPDQTGAERSFLGDVLRQETVGGALLLGAAVIALVWANSPWHAGYEHVREFAIGPLSVEQWAADGLLAIFFYVAGLELKRELVTGSLRRLSLALVPVVAALAGMVVPALLYVAVVAGSGDRSTLGGWAVPTATDIAFALAVLAVAGSALPAALRAFLLTLAVVDDLGAITVIAVFFTDHLDLLALAAAVALLGVYAYLQRRRVRTPWIYLPLAIAVWWFVHESGVHATVAGVALGLLTRVRPDPGEEHSPAERLEHRIRPLSAGLAVPAFALFAAGVPVSAAALGAMVRDPAAVGVMVGLVVGKAVGVFGGAWLTATFTRADLNPDLEWRDLFAVAALSGIGFTVSLLVSDLAFGSDPAEAARVKAAVLTASLVAAAIAVVLLRLRLRARQVTSS; this is encoded by the coding sequence ATGGCGCGCCCCACCGTACGCATCCGACGGCTCGTCCTTCCCGACCAGACCGGCGCCGAACGCTCCTTCCTCGGCGACGTCCTGCGCCAGGAGACCGTGGGCGGCGCCCTCCTGCTCGGCGCCGCGGTGATCGCGCTCGTCTGGGCCAACTCCCCGTGGCACGCCGGTTACGAGCACGTACGCGAGTTCGCGATCGGCCCGCTGTCGGTGGAGCAGTGGGCCGCCGACGGGCTGCTGGCGATCTTCTTCTACGTCGCCGGCCTGGAACTCAAGCGTGAACTCGTCACCGGCTCCCTGCGCCGGCTGTCCCTCGCCCTGGTTCCTGTCGTCGCCGCGCTGGCCGGGATGGTGGTGCCCGCGCTGCTGTACGTCGCGGTGGTTGCCGGCTCCGGTGACCGGTCCACCCTCGGCGGGTGGGCGGTGCCGACCGCCACCGACATCGCGTTCGCGCTGGCCGTCCTCGCCGTCGCGGGCTCGGCCCTGCCGGCGGCGCTGCGCGCGTTCCTGCTCACGCTGGCGGTCGTGGACGACCTGGGCGCCATCACGGTGATCGCGGTGTTCTTCACCGACCACCTCGACCTCCTGGCGCTGGCGGCGGCGGTGGCGTTGCTCGGCGTGTACGCCTACCTGCAGCGTCGCCGGGTCCGTACGCCGTGGATCTACCTCCCGCTGGCCATCGCGGTCTGGTGGTTCGTGCACGAGAGCGGAGTGCACGCGACGGTGGCAGGGGTCGCGCTCGGCCTGCTGACCAGGGTGCGGCCCGACCCGGGCGAGGAGCACTCCCCCGCCGAACGCCTCGAACACCGGATCCGCCCCCTGTCGGCCGGCCTGGCCGTACCGGCGTTCGCGTTGTTCGCGGCCGGGGTCCCGGTGAGCGCGGCGGCGCTCGGTGCGATGGTGCGCGACCCCGCCGCGGTCGGCGTCATGGTCGGCCTGGTCGTCGGAAAGGCGGTCGGTGTCTTCGGCGGAGCCTGGCTGACGGCGACCTTCACCCGGGCCGACCTCAACCCCGACCTGGAGTGGCGGGACCTGTTCGCCGTGGCCGCGCTGTCCGGGATCGGGTTCACCGTCTCGCTGCTGGTCTCCGATCTCGCGTTCGGCTCCGACCCGGCGGAGGCGGCCCGGGTGAAGGCGGCCGTACTCACCGCCTCGCTGGTCGCCGCGGCGATCGCGGTGGTACTTCTTCGGCTGCGGCTTCGAGCACGTCAGGTGACATCGTCATAG
- a CDS encoding TrmH family RNA methyltransferase, with the protein MSSTPRRPHRPGSGPGSRAGSRAASRTSSGPGPASAPRAKDGPRVGQDLHVGARNARFQQWHALLDNRTKRNHQGEFLVHGVRPISLAVEHGWPLSALLRPAAGRSVEAAATSEWARRITERIRAEQPDVQHVAMDPELLRELGEKSDDLPELLAVARIPPDRMDRIDVGADGLVVVFDRPANPGNIGTLVRSADAFGARGVLVTGHAADVYDPKAVRASTGSLFALPTVRAAAPRDVLAWVADLRAAGVPMQVVGTDEAGTEDVDQVDLTGPTLLVVGNETRGMSAGWREACDIVARIPAGGAASSLNAAVAGTVVLYEAGRQRRSGHPR; encoded by the coding sequence GTGTCGAGCACTCCGCGCCGCCCCCACCGCCCGGGATCCGGACCCGGGTCCAGGGCTGGATCCCGAGCCGCGTCCCGAACCAGTTCCGGCCCCGGACCGGCATCAGCACCGCGAGCCAAGGACGGGCCCCGGGTCGGCCAGGATCTGCACGTCGGCGCCCGCAACGCGCGGTTCCAGCAGTGGCACGCGCTGCTGGACAACCGGACGAAGCGCAACCACCAGGGTGAGTTCCTCGTGCACGGCGTACGACCGATCAGCCTGGCGGTGGAACACGGCTGGCCGTTGAGCGCGCTGCTGCGCCCGGCGGCCGGCAGGTCGGTGGAGGCGGCGGCGACGTCGGAATGGGCTCGGCGGATCACCGAACGGATTCGCGCCGAGCAACCGGACGTGCAGCACGTCGCGATGGATCCCGAACTCCTGCGCGAACTCGGTGAGAAGTCCGACGACCTGCCCGAACTTCTCGCCGTGGCCAGGATTCCCCCCGACCGGATGGACCGGATCGACGTGGGCGCCGACGGCCTGGTGGTGGTCTTCGACCGGCCCGCCAACCCCGGCAACATCGGCACGCTGGTCCGCTCCGCCGACGCGTTCGGCGCCCGGGGCGTGCTGGTCACCGGCCACGCCGCGGACGTCTACGACCCGAAGGCGGTGCGGGCGAGTACCGGCTCGCTGTTCGCGCTGCCCACGGTGCGGGCCGCCGCACCCCGTGACGTGCTCGCCTGGGTCGCCGACCTACGCGCGGCCGGCGTACCAATGCAGGTGGTCGGGACCGACGAGGCCGGGACCGAGGACGTCGACCAGGTCGACCTGACCGGCCCCACTCTGCTGGTCGTCGGGAACGAGACCCGCGGCATGAGCGCGGGCTGGCGCGAGGCCTGCGACATCGTGGCCCGGATACCGGCCGGTGGCGCCGCCAGTTCACTGAACGCCGCGGTCGCGGGCACTGTCGTCCTCTACGAGGCCGGCCGCCAGCGGCGGAGCGGCCACCCGAGGTGA
- a CDS encoding DivIVA domain-containing protein, whose protein sequence is MPDSIPTSFRVVRRGYEPTQVDQTVRKLNETLDAVRREKAYLAGRVQDLETKAVQARERRSESAYADLGERIGRILALAEEEAAEQRAAATTHAHELRQEAEQAAGELRKEAERYATERRAEADRGAAELLSEAKDQAAEIVDAAERDAAALRAEAEALLEDQRAKSAQAAVDLERALAQRREHADRDIAERRSAAEQHLAVVLERAEQTHAEADRRQAEAAAQAERSIEEAQRKAQTIVAEAKARSERIRGDADRELKSITQRRDSILAQMANLRQMLATLSGGEDAGFALAAVGVPGSSAPSTGQEAPQDAGQNAGDGADEKPGEKAEEASATADAPEHGDRGTNGDRPAGGPAAPDVPQPGNAGDKTQQLAPVRPDDPTVQQPRVQLRRR, encoded by the coding sequence ATGCCAGACTCCATCCCCACCTCGTTCCGCGTTGTCCGCCGGGGCTACGAGCCGACCCAGGTGGACCAGACGGTCCGCAAGCTCAACGAGACCCTGGACGCCGTACGCCGGGAGAAGGCCTACCTCGCCGGCCGGGTGCAGGACCTCGAGACGAAGGCCGTGCAGGCCCGGGAGCGACGGAGCGAGTCGGCCTACGCCGATCTCGGCGAGCGCATCGGCCGCATCCTCGCGTTGGCCGAAGAGGAGGCCGCCGAGCAGCGTGCAGCGGCGACCACCCACGCCCACGAGCTGCGCCAGGAGGCCGAACAGGCCGCCGGTGAGCTGCGCAAGGAGGCCGAGCGGTACGCCACCGAGCGGCGCGCCGAGGCCGACCGCGGCGCTGCGGAGCTGCTGAGCGAGGCGAAGGACCAGGCCGCGGAGATCGTCGATGCCGCCGAGCGGGACGCCGCCGCCCTCCGGGCCGAGGCGGAGGCGCTGCTAGAGGACCAGCGGGCCAAGTCCGCACAGGCCGCCGTCGACCTCGAACGCGCCCTCGCCCAACGTCGCGAGCACGCCGACCGGGACATCGCCGAGCGGCGGTCGGCCGCCGAGCAGCACCTCGCGGTGGTCCTGGAGCGCGCTGAGCAGACCCACGCCGAGGCCGACCGCCGCCAGGCCGAGGCCGCCGCACAGGCCGAGCGTTCGATCGAGGAGGCGCAGCGCAAGGCGCAGACGATCGTGGCCGAGGCGAAGGCGCGCTCGGAGCGGATCCGCGGCGACGCCGACCGGGAGCTGAAGTCCATCACCCAGCGGCGGGACAGCATCCTCGCCCAGATGGCCAACCTTCGGCAGATGCTCGCCACCCTGTCCGGGGGCGAGGACGCAGGCTTCGCGCTGGCCGCCGTCGGTGTGCCGGGTTCCTCCGCGCCGTCCACCGGCCAGGAGGCGCCGCAGGACGCCGGACAGAACGCAGGCGACGGTGCGGACGAGAAGCCGGGTGAGAAGGCGGAGGAAGCGTCGGCGACCGCGGACGCGCCCGAGCACGGCGACCGAGGGACCAACGGCGACCGCCCGGCGGGAGGGCCCGCGGCTCCGGACGTCCCGCAGCCGGGCAACGCCGGCGACAAGACCCAGCAGCTGGCGCCCGTACGCCCCGACGACCCGACGGTGCAGCAGCCTCGGGTGCAGCTGCGACGCAGGTGA
- a CDS encoding MOSC domain-containing protein, which yields MAHVLSVNVGAPEPNPHKDTESTGIGKLPVTEPVDVRAPGPKHGGQGSGLVGDFIGDRKNHGGDDQAVYAYAREDLDHWQRVLGRELRPGSFGENLTTVDVDVNGARIGERWRIGSTVLEVSVPRIPCSTFAGWLAERGWIKTFTRGALPGAYLRVVTPGQVRTGDEVVVVHRPDHDVTIALTFRALTLEPELLPKLLAADALPAEVHDRVRRRQGFQLDDD from the coding sequence ATGGCACACGTTCTCTCCGTCAACGTCGGGGCACCCGAACCCAACCCGCACAAGGACACCGAGTCCACCGGTATCGGCAAGCTGCCGGTCACCGAGCCGGTCGACGTACGCGCACCCGGGCCCAAGCACGGCGGGCAGGGCAGCGGTCTGGTCGGCGACTTCATCGGCGATCGGAAGAACCACGGCGGTGACGACCAGGCGGTGTACGCCTACGCCCGGGAGGATCTCGACCACTGGCAGCGCGTGCTCGGCCGGGAGCTGCGGCCTGGTTCGTTCGGGGAGAACCTCACCACGGTCGACGTGGACGTCAACGGCGCCCGGATCGGCGAGCGGTGGCGGATCGGTTCGACGGTTCTCGAGGTGTCGGTGCCGCGGATCCCGTGCTCGACGTTCGCCGGCTGGCTCGCCGAGCGTGGGTGGATCAAGACGTTCACCCGCGGCGCCCTGCCCGGGGCCTACCTCCGGGTGGTCACGCCCGGACAGGTGCGTACCGGTGACGAGGTGGTCGTCGTCCACCGGCCCGACCACGACGTCACCATCGCGCTGACGTTCCGTGCCCTCACTCTGGAGCCGGAGCTGTTGCCGAAGCTGCTGGCCGCCGACGCGTTGCCCGCCGAGGTGCATGACCGGGTCCGACGCCGGCAGGGCTTCCAGCTCGACGACGACTGA
- a CDS encoding phosphotransferase family protein — protein MDFQPIERPSEAFQQSVTAEQVVAMTRRAFGTHVQVRAAVELGNGTYNNTYSVDLTDVNTGEDPHESPGEPSGANPRRDRSVILRVAPEPARQSRTDHAFLRNEVASIPHLAPIAALMPRLLATDFSQQVVGRDYVFQSLLHGVPAPEGLAAYPRASWAAFYRNLGAITRVVHDVRGERFGPVSGPAFDTWSEAVAAHLDDLAADLDDLGLDATDVRRLAQVAVAHRTVLDRIREPRLLHGDLWTVNVMLTPGAPEPTVCGVFDCHRCSWGDPEADWSILLAGRRPGTERDAFWEAYGPLTNADEARLRRLIYRASHLAAARLERHRLGNHVGVAESYDEMRELLALLPG, from the coding sequence GTGGACTTCCAGCCGATCGAACGCCCGTCGGAAGCGTTCCAGCAGTCGGTCACCGCCGAGCAGGTGGTGGCCATGACCCGTCGCGCCTTCGGCACGCACGTGCAGGTCCGCGCGGCGGTCGAACTCGGTAACGGCACGTACAACAACACCTACAGCGTCGACCTCACCGACGTGAACACCGGCGAGGACCCACATGAGAGCCCCGGCGAGCCCTCGGGCGCGAACCCGCGCAGGGATCGCTCGGTCATTCTGCGGGTCGCGCCGGAGCCCGCCCGGCAGTCCCGCACCGATCACGCATTCCTGCGCAACGAGGTCGCGAGCATCCCCCACCTCGCCCCGATCGCCGCGCTCATGCCGAGGCTGCTCGCGACCGACTTCAGCCAGCAGGTCGTGGGCCGGGACTACGTGTTCCAGTCACTGCTGCACGGCGTACCGGCGCCCGAGGGACTGGCCGCCTACCCGCGGGCGTCCTGGGCGGCGTTCTACCGGAACCTGGGCGCGATCACCCGGGTCGTCCACGACGTACGTGGAGAACGCTTCGGCCCGGTCTCCGGCCCGGCGTTCGACACCTGGAGCGAGGCGGTGGCCGCTCACCTGGACGATCTCGCCGCCGACCTGGACGACCTCGGCCTGGACGCCACCGACGTACGCCGGCTGGCCCAGGTTGCCGTCGCCCACCGCACCGTGCTGGACCGGATCCGCGAGCCCCGCCTGCTGCACGGCGACCTGTGGACAGTCAACGTGATGCTCACTCCGGGCGCTCCGGAGCCGACTGTCTGCGGTGTGTTCGACTGCCACCGGTGCTCATGGGGCGACCCCGAAGCGGACTGGTCGATCCTGCTCGCGGGCCGGCGGCCGGGCACCGAGCGGGACGCGTTCTGGGAGGCGTACGGACCGTTGACGAACGCCGACGAGGCGAGGCTGCGCCGGCTGATCTACCGGGCCTCGCACCTCGCCGCCGCCCGGCTGGAACGCCACCGTCTGGGCAACCACGTCGGCGTCGCCGAGTCCTACGACGAGATGCGCGAACTCCTCGCCCTGCTGCCCGGCTGA
- a CDS encoding zinc-binding dehydrogenase translates to MRALVVDHSAPAHLRLAEASDPRPAAGQALVEVRAFSLNYGELAGLPNQPEGLVPGWDAAGVVVAAAADGSGPAEGSRVVTFGPAGAWAGLRAVDTTELAVVPDEIDLGTTSALPVAGVTALRAIRRFGFVGGERVLVTGASGGVGRFAVQIAALAGAYVIASVGRPERGAGLAELGADEVVVGVDTVAGPLHGVVDNVGGPHLVKAFGLLGEGGSLQSIGATSGEPAVFPPYATVGTRRRLEAFTMGGNLAGDLGYLVGLAARGRLDIQVGWRGSWEQMAEAVEALFGRQVAGKAVLDVS, encoded by the coding sequence ATGCGCGCACTCGTCGTCGATCACTCCGCTCCCGCACATCTGCGGCTGGCCGAGGCATCCGACCCCCGACCGGCCGCCGGCCAGGCACTGGTCGAGGTGCGGGCGTTCTCCCTGAACTACGGCGAGCTGGCCGGCCTGCCCAACCAGCCCGAGGGCCTGGTGCCGGGCTGGGACGCCGCCGGTGTCGTGGTCGCTGCGGCCGCCGACGGGAGCGGTCCGGCGGAGGGCTCCCGGGTGGTGACGTTCGGTCCGGCCGGCGCCTGGGCGGGGCTGCGCGCGGTGGACACCACCGAGCTCGCCGTGGTGCCCGACGAGATCGACCTGGGCACGACCAGCGCTCTCCCGGTTGCCGGCGTGACCGCGCTTCGGGCGATCCGCAGGTTCGGGTTCGTCGGGGGCGAGCGGGTCCTGGTGACCGGGGCGTCCGGCGGGGTGGGCAGGTTCGCGGTGCAGATCGCGGCGCTGGCCGGTGCGTACGTGATCGCCAGTGTCGGCCGGCCCGAACGCGGCGCCGGCCTGGCCGAGCTCGGCGCCGACGAGGTGGTCGTCGGTGTGGACACGGTGGCGGGTCCGCTGCACGGGGTGGTGGACAACGTAGGCGGCCCGCACCTGGTGAAGGCATTCGGCCTGCTGGGCGAGGGCGGCTCGCTGCAGTCGATCGGCGCCACCTCCGGTGAGCCGGCGGTGTTCCCGCCGTACGCCACGGTCGGCACCCGGCGCAGGCTGGAGGCGTTCACCATGGGCGGCAACCTCGCCGGCGACCTCGGCTATCTCGTCGGCCTCGCCGCCCGCGGCCGCCTCGACATCCAGGTCGGCTGGCGCGGCTCGTGGGAGCAGATGGCCGAGGCGGTCGAGGCGTTGTTCGGCCGCCAGGTGGCCGGAAAGGCCGTACTCGACGTCAGCTGA